The following are encoded together in the Bradyrhizobium genosp. L genome:
- a CDS encoding serine hydrolase domain-containing protein, which produces MAFACLVSVTSGAARAADIPAPSPDKLARITAFFNEEVATGKIPGAVILIQQHGKAIYLKTFGDRDVTTKAPMTTDTIFALHSMTKPITSVAAMMLVDEGKLSPQDPLSKYIPAFADVKVGIEPPNDNMVGDLKLVPPDHPITIQDLMRHTSGITYEYIGANWIQKIYSDGHLFDGPVDNKEFVARLAKLPLSRQPGTLWRYGHSTDVLGRVIEVITGKTLYQFETERIFDPMQLKDTKFVLDSADERARMAEPLPSDTILLSAEHDRRAHPEWQSGGGGLVSTVLDYGRFAQMLLNGGELDGKRYLSPAAFKDMTTDHIGPGSGVGRDYWYFPGDGFGYGYGIAVRTDPGIAKPPPPGSIGELKWDSGSGTYFGVDPKLDMIYIMLEQTQNERQRITPVFRKLVYDAFSPD; this is translated from the coding sequence ATGGCGTTTGCGTGTCTTGTATCCGTCACATCGGGCGCGGCGCGTGCGGCCGATATCCCTGCCCCGTCGCCGGACAAGCTCGCGCGCATCACCGCGTTCTTCAACGAGGAGGTCGCCACCGGCAAGATACCCGGCGCCGTCATTTTGATCCAGCAGCACGGCAAGGCGATCTATCTGAAGACCTTCGGCGACCGCGACGTCACCACCAAGGCGCCGATGACGACGGACACGATCTTCGCGCTGCATTCGATGACCAAGCCGATCACCAGCGTCGCCGCGATGATGCTGGTCGACGAAGGCAAATTGTCGCCGCAGGACCCGCTGTCGAAATACATCCCGGCGTTCGCCGACGTGAAGGTCGGCATCGAGCCGCCCAACGACAACATGGTCGGCGACCTCAAGCTGGTGCCGCCGGACCATCCGATCACGATCCAGGACCTGATGCGGCACACCTCCGGCATCACCTACGAATATATCGGCGCCAACTGGATCCAGAAAATCTACTCGGACGGACACCTGTTCGATGGTCCCGTCGACAACAAGGAATTCGTGGCGCGGCTGGCCAAGCTGCCGCTGTCGCGGCAGCCCGGCACGCTGTGGCGCTACGGTCATTCCACCGACGTGCTCGGCCGCGTCATCGAGGTCATCACCGGCAAGACGCTCTATCAGTTCGAGACGGAGCGCATCTTCGATCCGATGCAACTGAAGGACACCAAATTCGTGCTCGACAGCGCCGACGAGCGGGCGCGGATGGCCGAGCCGCTGCCGTCGGACACCATCCTGCTCTCGGCCGAGCACGACCGGCGCGCGCACCCGGAATGGCAATCCGGCGGCGGCGGGCTGGTCTCGACCGTGCTGGACTATGGCCGCTTCGCGCAGATGCTGCTCAATGGCGGGGAACTCGACGGCAAGCGCTATCTCTCGCCCGCCGCCTTCAAGGACATGACGACCGACCATATCGGCCCCGGCTCCGGCGTCGGCCGCGACTACTGGTATTTTCCCGGCGACGGTTTCGGCTATGGCTACGGCATCGCGGTGCGCACCGATCCCGGCATCGCAAAGCCGCCGCCGCCGGGCTCGATCGGCGAACTGAAATGGGACAGCGGCAGCGGCACCTATTTCGGCGTCGATCCGAAACTCGACATGATCTACATCATGCTGGAGCAGACCCAGAACGAGCGCCAGCGCATTACGCCGGTGTTCAGGAAGCTGGTCTACGACGCGTTCAGCCCGGACTGA
- a CDS encoding PLP-dependent aminotransferase family protein, with amino-acid sequence MFQRIVDALAADIASGRLVRGERLPTHRALATALDIDLTTVTRAYGEARRRGLLDARVGQGTFVSETTSRAASDLPAPVNIDLSMNLPPQPVEANLDLRIAQGLATIRSDAGFSAYLGYARPGGTADEREVAASWLRPRVPQAAADRIVIFPGSQAIIFNALLALTSPGDVVVTEALTFPGVKAAAARLDVRLVGVTMDSEGARPDALDEACRKHKPKAVYLVPTQQNPTTATMGAPRRKAIADIIRKRGCVLIEDNVYGPLEPQVAAIATLIPEHTYYAASIAKCIAPALRVAYFVAPDAGVEQRMRAGMQATMQMPPSLMVALVTQWLRSGVASEIIRAIRNEAAARQQLAARFLKGVTYAARPASHHIWMPLPRHFGGTDLLSHLMRNGLAVVGEDAFAVGDAAPRGLRVSLGAARNRAELSQALQVLSNAMRTPVGVTQIV; translated from the coding sequence ATGTTCCAGCGCATCGTCGACGCGCTCGCCGCCGATATCGCCAGCGGCCGGCTGGTGCGCGGGGAGCGGCTGCCGACCCACCGCGCGCTGGCGACCGCGCTCGACATCGATCTCACCACGGTGACCCGCGCCTATGGCGAGGCGCGGCGCCGCGGCCTGCTCGACGCCCGTGTCGGGCAAGGCACCTTCGTCTCGGAGACCACGTCACGCGCCGCCTCCGACCTGCCCGCGCCGGTCAATATCGATTTGTCGATGAACCTGCCGCCGCAGCCGGTCGAGGCCAATCTCGATCTCCGCATCGCGCAGGGACTTGCAACCATCCGGTCCGACGCCGGCTTCTCCGCCTATCTCGGCTATGCACGTCCCGGCGGCACCGCCGACGAGCGCGAGGTCGCGGCGTCCTGGCTGCGGCCGCGCGTGCCGCAGGCCGCGGCCGACCGCATCGTGATCTTTCCGGGATCGCAGGCGATTATCTTCAACGCGCTGCTGGCGCTGACCTCGCCGGGCGATGTCGTGGTAACGGAGGCGCTGACCTTCCCCGGCGTGAAGGCCGCCGCGGCGCGGCTGGACGTGCGGCTGGTCGGCGTCACGATGGATAGCGAAGGCGCGCGCCCCGACGCGCTCGACGAGGCCTGCCGCAAGCACAAGCCGAAGGCAGTCTATCTGGTGCCGACGCAGCAGAACCCGACCACGGCGACGATGGGCGCGCCGCGGCGCAAGGCGATCGCCGACATCATCAGGAAGCGCGGCTGCGTCCTGATCGAAGACAATGTCTACGGCCCGCTTGAGCCGCAGGTGGCTGCGATCGCGACCTTGATCCCGGAGCACACATATTATGCTGCGAGCATCGCCAAATGCATCGCGCCGGCGTTGCGCGTCGCCTATTTCGTGGCACCTGACGCGGGCGTCGAGCAGCGCATGCGTGCCGGCATGCAGGCGACCATGCAGATGCCGCCGTCACTGATGGTCGCGCTCGTCACGCAATGGCTGCGCTCCGGGGTCGCGAGCGAGATCATCCGCGCCATCCGCAACGAGGCCGCCGCGCGCCAGCAGCTTGCGGCGCGCTTCCTCAAGGGCGTGACCTATGCGGCGCGCCCGGCGAGCCATCACATCTGGATGCCGCTGCCGCGGCATTTCGGCGGCACCGACCTGCTGTCGCATCTGATGCGCAACGGGCTCGCCGTGGTCGGCGAGGATGCCTTTGCGGTCGGAGACGCCGCCCCGCGTGGCCTGCGCGTCTCGCTCGGCGCGGCGCGCAACCGTGCCGAGCTGAGCCAGGCGCTTCAGGTGCTCTCGAACGCCATGCGCACGCCGGTCGGCGTCACGCAAATTGTGTAA
- a CDS encoding DUF983 domain-containing protein — protein MTDTVSLPKAMMRGFAMKCPNCGRGHLFGRFLKVADHCEVCGEDFTPQRADDFPAYLVIVVVGHVVVPALLWMEMTYAPPAWLQLAIWLPFTLFSALGLLQPTKGAIVGLQWQLGMEGFATSRQRVAPVRARSGVGRAKQA, from the coding sequence ATGACGGACACGGTTTCCCTGCCAAAAGCGATGATGCGCGGTTTTGCGATGAAGTGCCCGAATTGCGGGCGCGGCCATCTGTTCGGCCGCTTCCTGAAGGTCGCCGATCATTGCGAGGTGTGCGGTGAGGATTTCACCCCGCAGCGCGCCGACGATTTCCCGGCCTATCTCGTCATCGTCGTGGTCGGCCATGTCGTGGTGCCGGCGCTGCTCTGGATGGAGATGACCTACGCGCCGCCGGCCTGGCTGCAACTCGCGATCTGGCTGCCATTCACGCTGTTCAGCGCGCTCGGCCTGCTGCAGCCGACCAAGGGCGCGATCGTCGGGTTGCAGTGGCAGCTCGGCATGGAGGGATTTGCGACGTCGCGGCAGCGGGTGGCTCCGGTGCGGGCGCGGAGCGGCGTCGGCCGAGCCAAGCAAGCCTGA
- a CDS encoding YncE family protein, with protein sequence MIVRSALCAMCLGAMALAGLVGGGAAQAGTNDLLIGIDNKITYGPEGQINGAPGNDAVLVVDISDPAKPRIRGSLPLTNSLLGPPTNLQITPDGKLGLVANSVVHVQEGNTWKSVPDDKLYVIDLTADPPKLVDTVAVGRQPSGLSISGKGDLALIANRDGKSVSVVSIQGMTVKAVGEVPLGQQAAAVVVAPDGKRAFVCLNLVNKIGVLAIDGQNVTYDKSMDIPSAFNPYNIDITPDGKYVIASNTGAQSNNADAEVIIEATGPHPHVVDVMSPGTGPEGFAISPNGKIAATPLLLGTGAKDSDWFKTKAGELAVMSIGTDGKLTVIARAPLGGLPEGIAYSPNSEYLYVGNYFDKDLQLFHLANGTLTEAGPRLKLPGQPASMRGPAR encoded by the coding sequence ATGATTGTACGCAGCGCTCTTTGCGCGATGTGTCTGGGCGCCATGGCTCTGGCCGGCCTCGTCGGTGGCGGCGCGGCCCAGGCCGGAACCAACGATCTCCTGATCGGCATCGACAACAAGATCACCTATGGACCCGAAGGCCAGATCAATGGCGCGCCGGGTAACGACGCGGTGCTGGTCGTGGACATCTCCGACCCGGCCAAACCCAGGATCCGCGGCAGCTTGCCGCTGACGAACTCGCTCCTGGGGCCGCCCACCAATCTGCAGATCACACCCGACGGCAAGCTGGGCCTCGTCGCCAATTCCGTGGTTCACGTCCAGGAGGGCAACACCTGGAAATCGGTCCCGGATGACAAACTCTACGTGATCGACCTCACCGCCGACCCGCCGAAGCTGGTTGACACGGTTGCCGTCGGGCGGCAGCCGTCCGGTCTGTCGATCTCGGGGAAGGGCGACCTTGCGTTGATCGCCAACCGGGACGGCAAGAGTGTCTCCGTCGTCTCGATCCAGGGGATGACGGTCAAGGCCGTCGGCGAGGTTCCGCTGGGGCAGCAGGCTGCGGCCGTTGTGGTCGCGCCCGACGGCAAGCGCGCCTTCGTCTGCCTGAACCTCGTGAACAAGATCGGCGTGCTCGCGATCGACGGCCAGAACGTGACCTACGACAAGTCGATGGACATTCCATCGGCATTCAATCCCTACAACATCGACATCACGCCGGACGGCAAATACGTCATCGCCTCGAATACCGGCGCACAGAGCAACAACGCCGATGCCGAGGTGATCATCGAAGCAACCGGCCCGCATCCCCATGTGGTCGACGTGATGTCCCCCGGCACCGGACCGGAAGGTTTCGCGATCTCACCCAATGGAAAGATCGCAGCCACCCCGCTGCTGCTCGGCACCGGTGCCAAGGACAGCGACTGGTTCAAGACCAAGGCCGGCGAACTCGCTGTGATGTCGATCGGCACCGACGGCAAGCTGACGGTGATCGCGCGCGCGCCGCTCGGTGGACTGCCGGAGGGCATCGCGTACAGCCCGAACAGCGAGTACCTCTATGTGGGCAACTATTTCGACAAGGACTTGCAGCTGTTTCACCTCGCCAACGGGACGCTCACCGAGGCCGGCCCCAGACTGAAGCTGCCAGGTCAGCCGGCATCCATGCGCGGGCCGGCGCGGTAG
- a CDS encoding multidrug effflux MFS transporter: MGFPEFVVIIASIMALNPLAMDMMLPALPNIRSAFAIADANRPQMVLSIFLVGFGVGQFVMGPLSDRFGRRPVLLGGMAVYTIAGLLALMAPSFETLLLARALQGLGTSATRVIATSIVRDCYAGRRMASVMSLAMMVFIAVPVIAPSFGQAVMLLTNWHGIFVLLMIYGVIALAWSAMRMPETLPVELRKSLAIPEVLSAFRQTVTNRQTFGYALAAGGVQGALFAFVFSSQQVFTEIFKLGHYFPVAFAACAVGVAIAGFLNSRIVGRIGMRVISHAALTGFAVVAGLLLLAVKTDMLSLPLFMVLAALMMFAFGLMMANFTALAMEPQGKIAGTASSLYGTITTLLGIGIGTTIGQDYDGTLVPFATGFFLCTLAALAVVLVTEKGRMFRPHHQPV; the protein is encoded by the coding sequence ATGGGCTTTCCCGAATTCGTCGTCATTATCGCTTCCATCATGGCGCTGAACCCGCTGGCGATGGACATGATGCTGCCGGCGCTGCCGAACATTCGCTCGGCGTTTGCCATCGCCGACGCCAACCGGCCGCAGATGGTGCTGTCGATCTTCCTGGTCGGCTTCGGCGTCGGCCAATTCGTGATGGGTCCGCTGTCCGACCGCTTCGGCCGCCGGCCGGTGCTGCTCGGCGGCATGGCGGTCTACACCATCGCCGGCCTGCTCGCGCTGATGGCGCCCTCGTTCGAAACACTGCTCCTGGCGCGCGCGCTGCAAGGGCTCGGCACCTCGGCGACGCGCGTGATCGCGACCTCGATCGTGCGCGACTGCTATGCCGGACGGCGGATGGCGAGCGTGATGTCGCTCGCCATGATGGTGTTCATCGCGGTGCCCGTGATCGCGCCGTCATTCGGGCAGGCGGTGATGCTGCTGACCAACTGGCACGGCATCTTCGTGCTGCTGATGATCTATGGCGTGATCGCGCTGGCCTGGAGCGCGATGCGGATGCCGGAGACGCTGCCGGTCGAGCTGCGCAAATCGCTGGCGATCCCCGAGGTGCTGTCCGCGTTCCGCCAGACCGTGACCAACCGCCAGACCTTCGGCTATGCGCTCGCCGCCGGCGGCGTGCAGGGCGCACTGTTCGCCTTCGTGTTCTCCTCCCAGCAGGTGTTCACCGAGATCTTCAAGCTCGGGCATTATTTCCCGGTGGCGTTCGCGGCGTGCGCGGTCGGCGTCGCGATCGCGGGCTTCCTCAACTCCCGCATCGTCGGCCGCATCGGCATGCGCGTGATCTCACACGCGGCGCTGACCGGCTTTGCGGTGGTCGCGGGCCTGCTGCTGCTCGCGGTCAAAACAGACATGCTGTCGCTGCCGCTGTTCATGGTGCTGGCGGCGCTGATGATGTTCGCCTTCGGGCTGATGATGGCGAACTTCACCGCGCTCGCGATGGAGCCGCAGGGCAAGATCGCCGGCACCGCCTCCTCGCTCTACGGCACGATCACTACGCTGCTCGGGATCGGCATCGGCACCACGATCGGCCAGGATTACGACGGCACGCTGGTGCCGTTCGCGACCGGCTTCTTCCTCTGCACGCTGGCCGCGCTCGCGGTGGTGCTGGTGACCGAAAAGGGCCGCATGTTCCGGCCGCATCACCAGCCGGTTTGA
- a CDS encoding MFS transporter has protein sequence MSIELSARSRGAELSEEERKVLTATLVGTTIEWYDFFVYAQAAGLVFGALFFAPMNQNNPLLAQIVSFATLGLSFLFRPLGAIVCGHLGDRFGRKNMLVVTLLLMGAATALVGLLPTYAQIGAWAPALLILLRILQGFSAGGEWGGAALMSVESAPRDRRSFFGSFPQIGTPLGMILATGVLWVLTTTLGKQAMIEWGWRIPFLLSLVLIVVGVVIRRTVEESPVFKAMQRRHRESSAPLRELMRNHSKEILRTALIFMANNAAGYILIAFLISYGANTLKMPSEQLLLVGTLAAVSWFIFTLIGGILGDKIGRVRSFQIGYGLMVLWAVPMWFLIDSKNLLLFFISAVGLTIALGLSYGPQAALYAELFPAKVRYSGVSIGYALGAIFGGAFAPMIAQWIIGTYGESWRVGIYIGVLALISLITVSTIKDPQGVDLNVNEGG, from the coding sequence ATGTCCATCGAACTGTCCGCGCGCTCGCGCGGCGCTGAACTGTCGGAAGAGGAACGCAAGGTCCTCACCGCGACGCTCGTCGGCACCACCATCGAGTGGTACGACTTCTTCGTCTACGCGCAGGCTGCGGGCCTCGTGTTCGGCGCGCTGTTCTTCGCGCCGATGAACCAGAACAATCCGCTGCTGGCGCAGATCGTGTCGTTCGCGACGCTCGGCCTGTCGTTCCTGTTCCGCCCGCTCGGCGCCATCGTCTGCGGCCATCTCGGCGACCGCTTCGGGCGCAAGAACATGCTGGTGGTCACGCTGCTCCTGATGGGCGCGGCCACCGCTTTGGTCGGCCTGCTGCCGACGTATGCGCAGATCGGCGCCTGGGCGCCGGCGCTGCTTATTCTGCTCCGCATCCTGCAAGGCTTCTCGGCCGGCGGCGAATGGGGCGGGGCGGCGCTGATGTCGGTGGAGTCGGCACCTCGCGACCGCCGCAGCTTCTTCGGCTCGTTCCCGCAGATCGGCACGCCGCTCGGCATGATTCTCGCGACCGGCGTGCTGTGGGTGCTGACCACGACGCTCGGCAAGCAGGCGATGATCGAATGGGGCTGGCGGATTCCGTTTCTGCTGTCGCTGGTGCTGATTGTCGTCGGCGTCGTGATCCGCCGCACCGTGGAGGAATCGCCGGTGTTCAAGGCGATGCAGCGGCGGCACCGGGAATCGTCGGCTCCCCTGAGGGAGCTGATGCGCAACCACAGCAAGGAGATCCTGCGCACCGCGCTGATCTTCATGGCCAACAACGCGGCCGGCTACATCCTGATCGCGTTCCTGATCAGCTATGGCGCCAACACGCTGAAGATGCCCTCCGAGCAGTTGCTGCTGGTCGGCACGCTCGCCGCGGTAAGCTGGTTCATCTTCACGCTGATCGGCGGCATCCTCGGCGACAAGATCGGCCGCGTGCGCTCGTTCCAGATCGGCTACGGACTGATGGTGCTGTGGGCGGTGCCGATGTGGTTCTTGATCGACAGCAAGAATCTGCTGCTGTTCTTCATCAGCGCCGTCGGCCTCACCATCGCGCTGGGTCTCTCGTATGGCCCGCAGGCGGCGCTCTATGCCGAGCTGTTTCCCGCAAAGGTGCGCTATTCCGGTGTCTCGATCGGCTACGCGCTCGGCGCCATCTTCGGCGGCGCCTTCGCACCGATGATCGCGCAATGGATCATCGGTACCTACGGCGAATCCTGGCGTGTCGGCATCTATATCGGCGTGCTGGCGCTGATCTCGCTGATCACGGTGTCGACGATCAAGGATCCGCAGGGCGTCGATTTGAACGTGAACGAGGGCGGATGA
- a CDS encoding papain-like cysteine protease family protein: protein MGWAPNWVGVSGGVAAPGTSITSIARYPQHLDVFCVGSDNGIYSAWWDISTGWSSWFRVAGGVAAPGTTITVVARNPNHLDLFAVGSDHGIYSIWWDANGGWANSWFRVAGGAAAPGTSIAAIARNPNHLDLFAVGTDMKIYSIWWDANGGWAGSWFNVSGGAAAPGTSITALTRNPNHIDLFAVGTDHGIYSTWWDVNGGWAPWFRVAGGAAAPNTSIAAVARYPTHMDLFAVGTDHKIYSIWWDANGGWAGSWFNVSGGAAAPNTSISVVSRYPNHLDVFAVGTNHGVYSTWWDASSGWANWFQIAGGVVAPNTSINALSRYPDILDVFVVGTDDHVDTIWWLDEMYFSMQHQTQPNWCWAATSTSVALFYKPASGWTQCQVANQELGRTDCCGTGASGPCNVTGYLDQALSIVGHLDHWVGGTATVAQVETEVTFARPLGIRVAWSGGGAHFLCIMGHYNAGGIDWITVDDPIYGRSNVNYTTLQTKYQGSGTWTHTYYTKY from the coding sequence ATGGGTTGGGCTCCGAATTGGGTCGGCGTCAGCGGCGGCGTTGCGGCGCCCGGAACGTCAATCACCTCGATTGCCAGGTATCCGCAGCATCTCGATGTCTTCTGTGTCGGCAGCGACAACGGGATCTACAGCGCGTGGTGGGATATCTCCACGGGATGGTCGAGCTGGTTCAGGGTCGCCGGCGGCGTCGCGGCCCCAGGGACGACCATCACGGTGGTCGCCCGCAACCCCAATCATCTCGATCTGTTCGCCGTGGGATCGGACCACGGAATCTACAGCATCTGGTGGGACGCCAATGGCGGCTGGGCCAACAGCTGGTTCAGGGTCGCCGGCGGTGCCGCCGCGCCCGGCACCTCGATCGCGGCGATCGCCCGCAACCCCAATCATCTCGACCTGTTCGCGGTCGGAACGGACATGAAGATCTACAGCATCTGGTGGGATGCGAATGGCGGCTGGGCGGGAAGCTGGTTCAATGTGAGCGGCGGGGCCGCGGCTCCGGGAACGTCGATCACGGCACTGACCCGCAACCCCAACCACATCGATCTGTTTGCGGTCGGAACGGACCACGGCATCTACAGCACGTGGTGGGACGTCAACGGCGGATGGGCGCCCTGGTTCAGGGTCGCCGGCGGCGCCGCCGCGCCGAACACGTCGATTGCCGCCGTCGCAAGATATCCGACGCACATGGATCTGTTCGCCGTCGGGACCGACCACAAGATCTACAGCATCTGGTGGGATGCCAACGGCGGCTGGGCGGGAAGCTGGTTCAACGTCAGCGGCGGGGCCGCGGCTCCCAACACCTCGATCAGCGTCGTGTCCCGCTATCCCAACCATCTCGACGTCTTCGCGGTCGGCACCAATCACGGCGTCTACAGCACGTGGTGGGACGCCAGCAGCGGCTGGGCCAACTGGTTCCAGATCGCCGGCGGCGTGGTCGCCCCCAACACGTCGATCAATGCGTTGAGCCGCTATCCGGATATTTTGGACGTCTTCGTCGTCGGGACCGACGACCACGTCGACACGATCTGGTGGCTCGACGAGATGTACTTCTCGATGCAGCACCAGACGCAGCCCAACTGGTGCTGGGCGGCAACCTCGACCAGCGTCGCGCTGTTCTACAAGCCGGCAAGCGGCTGGACCCAGTGCCAGGTCGCCAACCAGGAGCTCGGCCGGACCGACTGCTGCGGCACGGGCGCATCCGGGCCCTGCAACGTGACGGGCTATCTCGATCAGGCGCTCTCCATTGTCGGTCATCTCGACCATTGGGTGGGCGGCACTGCCACCGTCGCCCAGGTCGAGACCGAGGTGACGTTCGCCCGCCCGCTCGGAATCCGGGTCGCCTGGTCTGGCGGCGGCGCGCACTTCCTGTGCATCATGGGGCACTACAACGCCGGCGGCATCGACTGGATCACCGTCGACGACCCGATCTACGGTCGCTCGAACGTCAACTACACCACGTTGCAAACCAAGTATCAGGGCAGTGGTACGTGGACACACACCTACTACACCAAATACTGA
- a CDS encoding aspartate/glutamate racemase family protein — protein sequence MRITLIHALKHSIVPIEASFARLWPEARLMNLLDDSLSADLARDGKLTERMTERFLTMGRYAASTGSNGILFTCSAFGPCIEAVARAQAPMPVLKPNEAMIEQAVARGKTIGLLSTFPPTLVSMPPEFPSQVELVPKLAEGALAALDRGDRAEHDRIVVEASRDLRDCDLIALAQYSMAPAAERVAEATGRPVLTTPDSAVTKLKALLGVG from the coding sequence ATGCGCATCACCCTGATCCACGCCCTCAAGCATTCGATCGTGCCGATCGAGGCGTCGTTTGCACGGCTGTGGCCGGAAGCGCGGCTGATGAATCTGCTCGACGACTCCCTCTCGGCGGACCTCGCGCGCGACGGCAAACTGACCGAGCGCATGACCGAGCGCTTCCTCACCATGGGCCGCTACGCGGCGAGCACCGGCAGCAACGGCATTCTCTTCACCTGCTCGGCGTTCGGCCCCTGCATCGAGGCGGTGGCGCGCGCGCAGGCGCCGATGCCGGTGTTGAAGCCGAACGAGGCGATGATCGAGCAGGCGGTCGCGAGGGGGAAGACGATCGGCCTGCTCTCGACCTTCCCGCCGACGCTGGTCTCGATGCCGCCGGAGTTTCCGTCGCAGGTCGAGCTGGTGCCGAAGCTCGCCGAGGGCGCGCTGGCCGCGCTCGACCGCGGCGATCGCGCCGAGCACGACCGTATCGTGGTCGAGGCATCCAGGGACCTGCGCGATTGCGATTTGATCGCGCTCGCGCAATACAGCATGGCGCCGGCCGCCGAGCGCGTCGCTGAGGCCACCGGCCGACCGGTGCTGACGACGCCGGACAGCGCGGTGACGAAACTCAAGGCGCTGCTCGGCGTCGGTTAG
- a CDS encoding amino acid ABC transporter substrate-binding protein has translation MYKAIVTTVLLAAGISTANAATLDTIKQRGTLVCGVSTGFAGFSAPDSQGNFKGLDVDYCRALAAGVLGDAGKVRYVALTAQNRFTALQSGEIDVLYRNSTQTYLRGTTLGLRQGPVNFYDGQGFVVKKDLGVKELKDLKGATVCVAQGTTHEVTLGDYGRANGIDWKPLVFDRVDTMYQTFFGGRCDAMTQDASALAGAVATAAPKADDYVVLPTTISKEPLGPFTRNGDEVWSDIITWLHYGLVEAEELGVTQANVDEMTKSQVPAIQRLLGASGDLGSRLGLDNKWLVAAIKAGGNYGEIFERNVGKASPLKLERGLNATWGKGGLMYAIPFK, from the coding sequence ATGTACAAGGCTATTGTCACGACTGTCCTGCTCGCAGCAGGCATTTCAACCGCAAACGCGGCGACGCTCGACACGATCAAGCAGCGCGGCACACTGGTGTGCGGCGTCTCGACCGGCTTTGCCGGCTTCTCGGCGCCGGACTCGCAGGGCAATTTCAAGGGGCTCGATGTCGACTATTGCCGCGCGCTGGCCGCAGGCGTGCTCGGCGACGCCGGCAAGGTGCGCTATGTCGCACTCACCGCGCAGAACCGTTTCACCGCGCTGCAGTCCGGCGAGATCGACGTGCTGTACCGAAACTCGACGCAGACCTATCTGCGCGGCACCACGCTCGGGTTGCGCCAGGGCCCGGTCAATTTCTACGACGGCCAGGGCTTCGTGGTGAAGAAGGACCTCGGCGTCAAGGAACTGAAGGATCTCAAGGGAGCGACCGTCTGCGTCGCGCAGGGCACCACGCATGAGGTGACGCTCGGCGATTACGGCCGCGCCAACGGCATCGACTGGAAGCCTTTGGTGTTCGATCGCGTCGACACCATGTACCAGACCTTCTTCGGCGGCCGCTGCGATGCCATGACGCAAGACGCCTCGGCGCTCGCCGGCGCGGTCGCGACCGCGGCACCCAAGGCCGACGACTACGTCGTGCTGCCGACCACCATCAGCAAGGAGCCGCTCGGCCCGTTCACCCGCAACGGCGACGAGGTCTGGAGCGACATCATCACCTGGCTGCATTACGGCCTGGTCGAAGCCGAGGAGCTCGGCGTCACCCAGGCCAATGTCGACGAGATGACGAAGTCGCAGGTGCCGGCGATCCAGCGCCTGCTCGGCGCCTCCGGCGACCTCGGCTCGCGGCTCGGGCTCGACAACAAATGGCTGGTCGCGGCGATCAAGGCCGGCGGCAATTACGGCGAGATTTTTGAGCGCAATGTCGGCAAGGCGAGCCCGCTCAAGCTCGAACGCGGCCTCAACGCCACCTGGGGCAAGGGCGGCCTGATGTACGCGATCCCGTTCAAGTAA